A genome region from Streptomyces antimycoticus includes the following:
- a CDS encoding HesB/IscA family protein, with translation MTVQDETTASEGIILSDAAASKVKSLLEQEGRDDLALRVAVQPGGCSGLRYQLFFDERSLDGDVVKDFGGVKVVTDRMSAPYLGGASIDFVDTIEKQGFTIDNPNATGSCACGDSFS, from the coding sequence ATGACCGTTCAGGACGAGACCACCGCGAGCGAGGGCATCATCCTGTCCGACGCCGCCGCGTCGAAGGTCAAGAGCCTGCTGGAGCAGGAGGGCCGCGACGACCTCGCGCTGCGCGTCGCCGTTCAGCCCGGCGGCTGCTCCGGCCTGCGCTACCAGCTCTTCTTCGACGAGCGCTCGCTCGACGGCGACGTCGTCAAGGACTTCGGCGGCGTCAAGGTCGTGACCGACCGCATGAGCGCCCCGTACCTGGGCGGTGCCTCGATCGACTTCGTCGACACCATCGAGAAGCAGGGCTTCACCATCGACAACCCGAACGCCACGGGTTCCTGCGCCTGCGGCGACTCCTTCAGCTGA
- the nadA gene encoding quinolinate synthase NadA: MRDVTTAQPLDVQPTPLALLLLGREADPRSERGVECPGDLPAPSDPDLVARARAAKEKLGDKVFVLGHHYQRDEVIEFADVTGDSFKLARDAAARPDAEYIVFCGVHFMAESADILTTEAQQVVLPDLAAGCSMADMATAEQVAECWEVLTEAGVAEATVPVSYMNSSADIKAFTGKHGGTICTSSNAKRALEWAFQQGQKVLFLPDQHLGRNTAVRDMGMSLEDCVVYNPHKPNGGLTPEQLRAATMILWRGHCSVHGRFSLDSVNDVRERIPGVNVLVHPECKHEVVAAADYVGSTEYIIKALEAAPAGSKWAIGTELNLVRRLANRFADQGKEIVFLDKTVCFCSTMNRIDLPHLVWALESLVAGKVVNRIQVDQETEHFAKLALERMLALP; the protein is encoded by the coding sequence GTGCGTGACGTGACCACCGCCCAGCCCCTCGATGTGCAGCCGACCCCGCTCGCTCTGCTGCTTCTCGGCCGGGAGGCCGACCCCCGCAGCGAGCGCGGCGTGGAGTGCCCGGGAGACCTTCCGGCGCCCTCCGACCCGGATCTGGTGGCACGCGCCCGCGCGGCCAAGGAGAAGCTCGGGGACAAGGTCTTCGTCCTCGGTCACCACTACCAGCGTGACGAGGTCATCGAGTTCGCTGATGTCACCGGTGACTCCTTCAAGCTGGCCCGGGACGCGGCGGCGCGGCCGGACGCCGAGTACATCGTCTTCTGCGGTGTGCACTTCATGGCCGAGTCCGCCGACATCCTCACCACCGAGGCCCAGCAGGTCGTCCTCCCCGACCTGGCGGCCGGCTGCTCGATGGCCGACATGGCCACGGCCGAGCAGGTCGCCGAGTGCTGGGAGGTGCTGACCGAGGCGGGTGTCGCGGAGGCGACGGTGCCCGTCTCGTACATGAACTCCTCGGCCGACATCAAGGCGTTCACCGGCAAGCACGGCGGCACGATCTGCACCTCGTCCAACGCCAAGCGGGCGCTGGAGTGGGCGTTCCAGCAGGGCCAGAAGGTGCTCTTCCTGCCCGATCAGCACCTCGGGCGCAATACGGCGGTCCGCGACATGGGCATGTCGCTGGAGGACTGCGTCGTCTACAACCCGCACAAGCCGAACGGCGGGCTCACCCCCGAGCAGCTGCGCGCCGCGACGATGATCCTGTGGCGCGGCCACTGCTCGGTGCACGGCCGCTTCTCGCTGGACTCGGTCAACGATGTGCGCGAGCGGATACCGGGTGTGAACGTGCTGGTGCACCCCGAGTGCAAGCACGAGGTCGTGGCGGCGGCCGACTACGTGGGCTCGACCGAGTACATCATCAAGGCCCTGGAGGCCGCCCCCGCCGGTTCGAAGTGGGCGATCGGCACGGAGCTGAATCTCGTACGGCGCCTGGCCAATCGTTTCGCCGACCAGGGCAAGGAGATCGTCTTCCTCGACAAGACGGTCTGCTTCTGCTCGACCATGAACCGGATCGATCTGCCGCATCTGGTCTGGGCGCTGGAGTCGCTGGTGGCCGGCAAGGTGGTCAACCGCATCCAGGTCGACCAGGAGACGGAGCACTTCGCCAAGCTGGCCCTGGAGCGGATGCTGGCGCTGCCGTAG